Proteins encoded together in one Entomobacter blattae window:
- a CDS encoding KpsF/GutQ family sugar-phosphate isomerase, with amino-acid sequence MTTLVSTEKTCDTDIALAYAFLKREQAGLQTLLEKFSPSSLVSQTGETQQQFQTLIQALADLKGRIVVTGIGKSGHIGKKIQATLASTGSPSLFIHPSEASHGDLGMVQKEDAILAISASGETAELSHIITYAKRIGILLCCITFSAHSTLAKASDIALILPTVQEACPMGLAPTTTSLMQLAIGDAIAVVLLQKKGFTPHDFSLFHPGGTLGAKLAFVKDLMHTGKELPLVSPSTLMHEAILEITQKAFGCLGVVSDDGKLVGIITDGDLRRVLYTHANTLHNLTAEAVMNVAPLTITADMLAADALRIMNDPAKPVTCLFIINQNHRPMGIIHIHDLLRAGLT; translated from the coding sequence ATGACTACACTCGTATCGACCGAAAAGACCTGCGATACAGATATTGCTCTGGCCTATGCCTTTCTAAAAAGGGAGCAAGCCGGGTTGCAGACCCTTTTGGAGAAATTCTCTCCTTCCTCATTGGTATCCCAAACGGGCGAAACCCAGCAGCAATTTCAAACCCTTATCCAGGCTTTAGCAGACCTAAAGGGGAGAATTGTCGTTACAGGCATTGGAAAATCCGGCCATATTGGCAAAAAAATACAAGCTACCCTCGCTTCAACCGGCTCCCCTTCACTTTTTATTCACCCCTCGGAAGCCTCCCATGGGGACCTCGGAATGGTTCAAAAGGAAGATGCTATTCTTGCTATCTCCGCTTCTGGGGAAACCGCAGAGCTCAGCCATATCATCACCTATGCCAAACGCATCGGTATCCTGTTATGCTGTATTACCTTTTCTGCCCATTCAACCCTTGCAAAAGCAAGTGATATCGCCCTGATATTACCAACAGTTCAAGAGGCCTGCCCTATGGGCCTTGCCCCCACAACCACCTCTCTCATGCAATTGGCCATCGGCGATGCCATAGCCGTAGTCCTCTTGCAAAAAAAGGGGTTTACCCCCCATGATTTCAGCCTTTTTCATCCTGGAGGTACCCTTGGAGCTAAGCTGGCTTTCGTTAAAGATCTGATGCACACAGGCAAAGAACTCCCCCTTGTTTCTCCTTCAACCCTTATGCATGAAGCCATTCTTGAAATAACCCAAAAAGCTTTTGGCTGCCTGGGGGTTGTGAGCGATGATGGAAAGCTTGTCGGTATTATTACAGATGGAGACCTAAGAAGGGTCCTCTATACGCACGCCAATACCCTCCATAACCTTACAGCAGAAGCAGTCATGAATGTTGCCCCCCTTACCATCACCGCCGATATGCTAGCAGCAGACGCTTTAAGAATTATGAACGATCCAGCAAAACCCGTGACCTGCTTATTTATTATTAACCAAAACCATAGACCGATGGGAATTATCCATATTCATGACCTGTTGCGGGCAGGCTTAACATGA
- a CDS encoding ribonuclease D: MIPPSIHLYKNDLPDNLNLGNIIAIDTETMGLNPHRDRLCLVQISAGDGKAHLVQIIPRALGGNGYDCPNLKRLLEDPVVVKLMHFARFDVAILQHTLGIDITNVKCTKIASKLVRTYTDRHGLAALCRDLLSIELSKQQQTSDWGTAILSEEQKNYAAADVLYLHTLWEKLEKMLIRENRLTLAEHCFAFIPARAKLDLLGYEEPDIFSHR; this comes from the coding sequence ATGATACCCCCCTCAATCCATCTTTACAAAAACGATCTGCCTGATAACCTCAATCTGGGGAATATCATTGCAATAGATACAGAAACTATGGGCCTTAACCCACATCGGGATAGGCTTTGCCTGGTGCAGATTTCTGCTGGAGATGGGAAAGCCCACCTCGTTCAGATTATCCCCCGTGCCCTTGGTGGCAATGGTTATGACTGCCCTAATCTCAAAAGACTTTTGGAAGACCCCGTCGTTGTAAAGCTCATGCATTTCGCACGATTTGATGTGGCCATTCTGCAGCATACCCTAGGAATTGACATAACCAATGTAAAATGCACCAAAATTGCTTCCAAACTTGTCCGCACCTATACCGACCGGCACGGGTTGGCTGCTTTGTGCCGTGATTTACTCTCCATAGAGCTCAGCAAACAACAACAAACATCCGACTGGGGCACTGCAATCCTTTCTGAAGAACAAAAAAACTATGCAGCAGCCGATGTGCTATATCTTCATACCCTATGGGAAAAACTTGAGAAAATGCTTATTCGGGAAAACCGCCTTACTTTGGCTGAGCATTGTTTTGCTTTTATCCCGGCACGGGCCAAACTGGATCTACTAGGGTATGAAGAGCCCGATATTTTTTCTCATAGGTAA